A genome region from Mycolicibacterium litorale includes the following:
- a CDS encoding carbon starvation CstA family protein, which translates to MATPTAAPSERFEETDGDVTYIRTDRDLPPVAIIDRSPITTRHKVVFGLIALIGAIAWAVIAFFRGETVNAVWFVIAAICTYVVAFRFYARLIEMKIVKPRDDNATPAELFENATDYVPTDRRVLFGHHFAAIAGAGPLVGPVLAMQMGFLPGTIWIIIGAVFAGCVQDYLVLSISTRRRGRSLGQMARDELGAVGGAAAIVGVLVIMVILLAVLALVVVQALAQSPWGVFSIAMTIPIAIFMGVYLRFLRPGRVSEVSVIGVALLLLAVASGNWVSHTSWGASWFDLSPVALSWCIIAYGLAASVLPVWFLLAPRDYLSTFMKVGTIALLAIGILIARPVMEAPAISQFATSGTGPVFAGSLFPFLFITIACGALSGFHSLISSGTTPKLLEKESQMRLIGYGGMLTESFVAIMALITAAILNQHLYFTLNAPAAQTGGTAATAAEYVNGLGLSGAPITPEEIDQAAASVGEQSIVSRTGGAPTLAFGMSEVLSSVFGGDTLKAFWYHFAIMFEALFILTTVDAGTRVARFMLSDGLSNLGGPLRKLKDPSWRIGAWACSLIVVAAWGSILLMGVTDPLGGINTLFPLFGIANQLLAAIALTVVTVVVLKKGLVQWAWVPGIPLLWDLVITLTASWQKIFSGDPKVGYWTQHFQYKSALAQGKEAFGAAKNPDQMNDVIRNTFIQGTLSIVFAVLVVIVFAAGVIMAVRALRGTAPPTTEDEPLPSRIFGPSGLHTTAREKEVQKQWDALSPSHTRSVGTSAH; encoded by the coding sequence GTGGCCACACCCACCGCCGCACCATCCGAGCGCTTCGAGGAGACGGACGGCGACGTCACCTATATCCGCACGGATCGAGATCTGCCGCCGGTGGCGATCATCGACCGGTCCCCGATCACGACCAGACACAAGGTCGTCTTCGGGCTCATCGCACTGATCGGTGCGATCGCCTGGGCGGTGATCGCCTTCTTCCGCGGTGAGACGGTGAACGCCGTCTGGTTCGTGATCGCCGCCATCTGCACCTACGTGGTGGCGTTTCGCTTCTACGCGCGGCTGATCGAGATGAAGATCGTCAAACCCCGCGACGACAACGCCACGCCCGCCGAGCTTTTCGAGAACGCCACGGATTACGTGCCGACCGACCGCCGGGTACTGTTCGGCCACCACTTCGCCGCCATCGCCGGTGCCGGCCCGCTGGTCGGTCCGGTTCTCGCCATGCAGATGGGATTCCTGCCCGGCACCATCTGGATCATCATCGGCGCGGTCTTCGCCGGCTGTGTGCAGGACTACCTGGTCCTGTCCATCTCGACGCGCCGCCGGGGCCGCTCGCTGGGCCAGATGGCCCGCGACGAACTGGGCGCCGTCGGTGGCGCCGCCGCGATCGTCGGCGTGCTGGTCATCATGGTCATCCTGCTGGCCGTGCTGGCCCTGGTGGTCGTCCAAGCACTGGCGCAGAGCCCGTGGGGCGTGTTCTCCATCGCGATGACGATTCCGATCGCGATCTTCATGGGCGTCTACCTGCGCTTCCTGCGCCCGGGACGGGTGTCCGAGGTGTCGGTGATCGGCGTGGCGCTGCTGCTGCTGGCCGTCGCCTCGGGCAACTGGGTGTCCCACACCTCATGGGGCGCATCGTGGTTCGACCTGTCGCCGGTGGCGTTGAGCTGGTGCATCATCGCCTACGGGTTGGCCGCGTCGGTCCTGCCGGTGTGGTTCCTGCTCGCCCCGCGCGACTACCTGTCGACGTTCATGAAGGTCGGCACGATCGCGCTGCTGGCGATCGGCATCCTCATCGCCCGCCCGGTGATGGAGGCGCCCGCCATCTCCCAGTTCGCCACCAGCGGCACGGGTCCGGTCTTCGCGGGGTCGCTGTTCCCGTTCCTGTTCATCACGATCGCGTGCGGCGCGCTGTCGGGCTTCCATTCGCTGATCTCCTCGGGCACCACGCCGAAGCTGCTGGAGAAGGAAAGCCAGATGCGGCTGATCGGCTACGGCGGCATGCTGACCGAGTCGTTCGTGGCGATCATGGCCCTCATCACCGCGGCGATCCTCAACCAGCACCTGTACTTCACGCTCAACGCCCCCGCCGCACAGACCGGTGGTACGGCAGCGACCGCGGCGGAATACGTCAACGGGCTGGGCCTTTCCGGCGCGCCGATCACCCCGGAGGAGATCGACCAGGCCGCGGCGAGCGTCGGCGAGCAGTCCATCGTCTCGCGGACCGGTGGGGCGCCCACGCTGGCGTTCGGGATGTCCGAGGTGCTGAGCAGTGTCTTCGGCGGCGATACGCTCAAGGCCTTCTGGTACCACTTCGCGATCATGTTCGAGGCGCTGTTCATCCTCACCACCGTCGACGCCGGCACCCGGGTGGCGCGGTTCATGCTGTCGGACGGGCTGTCGAATCTCGGTGGGCCGCTGCGCAAGCTGAAGGATCCGAGCTGGCGCATCGGCGCCTGGGCCTGCAGCCTGATCGTGGTGGCCGCGTGGGGCAGCATCCTGCTGATGGGCGTCACCGACCCGCTCGGCGGCATCAACACACTCTTCCCGCTGTTCGGCATCGCCAACCAGCTGCTCGCCGCGATCGCGCTGACCGTCGTCACCGTGGTCGTGCTGAAGAAGGGCCTCGTGCAATGGGCGTGGGTGCCGGGCATCCCGCTGCTGTGGGATCTGGTCATCACGTTGACCGCCTCATGGCAGAAGATCTTCTCCGGCGACCCGAAGGTCGGCTACTGGACGCAGCACTTCCAGTACAAATCGGCGCTGGCGCAGGGCAAGGAGGCGTTCGGCGCGGCCAAGAACCCCGACCAGATGAACGACGTCATTCGCAACACGTTCATCCAGGGCACGCTGTCCATCGTGTTCGCCGTGCTGGTGGTGATCGTCTTCGCGGCGGGAGTGATCATGGCGGTGCGCGCACTGCGCGGCACCGCGCCGCCGACCACCGAGGACGAGCCGCTGCCGTCACGCATCTTCGGGCCCTCCGGGCTGCACACCACCGCGCGGGAGAAGGAGGTGCAGAAGCAATGGGACGCGTTGTCGCCGTCGCACACCAGATCCGTTGGTACGTCGGCTCATTGA
- a CDS encoding acyl-CoA carboxylase subunit beta codes for MTDAQDWQETLEDLDRRRSHAHGMGGPERVARHHGKGRLDARARIARLLDPDTFCEFGTLVGGDIAADGIVAGSGRIGGTPVMVGAEDFTTLAGSIGPGGNAKRYRLAELALRNKVPMVMLLEGAGFRPSGEHYGRTPTDLIVQAQCSGKVPTVSAVLGPSAGHGALVAPVCDFTIMSAGGAIFTAGPPVVKESTGEEISKENLGGPGVALASGVIHNDAEDDETVIDDIRRYLSYFPSSAWSYPPTRLADGTADPRPTPELLGIVSRDNRHIYDMRTVLDVVFDRPDWFEVQPRFGRAIICALAHLGGFPVAVVANQPQVMAGSIDSDAADKAAHFIMVADSFHLPIVFLADNPGMLPGSRSERSGVLRSGARMFAAQTAASTLKLHVTLRKAFGFGSMAMSLLGFDNQVATFAYPGATMGAMSAAAMSRATHAGEDYAEVLKTMELEASYRSAGHLGFDELISPVETRDRLLVALQHGVFSRQAVAEPVSRTFIMP; via the coding sequence ATGACGGACGCCCAGGATTGGCAGGAGACGCTCGAGGATCTCGACCGTCGCCGCTCGCACGCGCACGGTATGGGCGGGCCCGAGCGGGTGGCCAGACACCACGGCAAGGGCAGACTCGATGCCCGAGCGCGCATCGCCCGCCTGCTCGACCCGGACACGTTCTGTGAATTCGGCACCCTGGTCGGCGGCGACATCGCGGCCGACGGGATCGTGGCGGGGTCGGGCCGCATCGGCGGCACACCGGTGATGGTCGGTGCCGAGGACTTCACGACGCTCGCGGGCAGTATCGGGCCGGGAGGCAACGCGAAGCGGTACCGGCTCGCGGAATTGGCGCTGCGCAACAAGGTTCCGATGGTCATGCTGCTGGAAGGAGCGGGGTTCCGGCCCAGTGGCGAACACTACGGGCGCACGCCGACCGACCTCATCGTGCAGGCGCAGTGCTCCGGGAAGGTGCCGACGGTGTCGGCGGTGCTGGGGCCGTCCGCCGGCCACGGTGCGCTGGTCGCGCCGGTGTGCGACTTCACCATCATGAGTGCCGGTGGCGCGATCTTCACCGCCGGCCCTCCCGTGGTCAAAGAGTCCACCGGAGAGGAGATCTCGAAGGAGAATCTGGGCGGTCCCGGGGTGGCGCTGGCCAGCGGGGTAATCCACAACGACGCCGAGGACGACGAGACCGTGATCGACGACATCCGCCGGTACCTGTCGTACTTCCCGTCGAGCGCGTGGTCGTATCCGCCCACCCGGCTCGCCGACGGCACCGCCGACCCGCGCCCCACGCCCGAACTCCTCGGAATCGTCTCGCGCGACAACCGCCACATCTACGACATGCGAACGGTGCTCGACGTCGTCTTCGACCGGCCGGACTGGTTCGAGGTGCAACCTCGGTTCGGTCGGGCGATCATCTGCGCGCTGGCACATCTGGGCGGTTTCCCGGTCGCGGTGGTGGCGAACCAGCCGCAGGTGATGGCGGGTTCCATCGACTCCGATGCCGCGGACAAGGCCGCGCACTTCATCATGGTCGCCGACTCGTTCCACCTGCCCATCGTGTTCCTGGCCGACAATCCCGGGATGTTGCCGGGCAGCCGGTCCGAGCGCAGCGGGGTGCTGCGCAGCGGCGCCCGGATGTTCGCCGCCCAGACCGCCGCCTCGACCCTCAAGCTGCATGTGACGCTGCGCAAGGCATTCGGGTTCGGTTCGATGGCCATGTCCCTGTTGGGTTTCGACAATCAGGTGGCCACGTTCGCCTATCCCGGCGCCACCATGGGTGCGATGAGCGCCGCGGCGATGAGCCGGGCGACCCACGCGGGAGAGGACTACGCCGAGGTCCTCAAGACCATGGAGCTGGAGGCCAGCTACCGCTCGGCCGGGCACCTCGGATTCGACGAACTCATCTCACCGGTCGAGACCCGTGACCGGTTGCTCGTGGCGCTACAGCACGGCGTCTTCAGCAGGCAGGCCGTCGCCGAACCGGTCAGCCGCACCTTCATCATGCCGTAG
- a CDS encoding LLM class F420-dependent oxidoreductase → MGDGVTPGLRIDRGIPSELARVPEAAAAVEGQGYDGCWTGEINHDPFLPLLLAAEHTTRLEIGTSIAVAFARNPMTVANIGWDLQAYSRGRFILGLGTQVQPHIEKRFSMPWGHPVRQMREFVTALHEIWSCWHEGTPLRFEGDFYTHKIMTPMFTPEPHPHGVPRIFIAAVGEAMTRMCGEIADGLLAHAFTTKRYLDEVTTPALLDGLTRNVRSRRDFQVSCPVLVVTGETAEDIEAAAVATRKQLAFYGSTPAYRAVLELHGWGDLHTELHRLSRHGEWDAMGTLIDDDVLAAFAVVAPLATVAQRLRDRCDGVIDRVLPAFPAAVADDAVATVLRELRDLTAAERSHP, encoded by the coding sequence ATGGGTGACGGTGTGACGCCCGGCCTCAGGATCGACCGGGGCATCCCCAGCGAACTCGCTCGAGTGCCCGAGGCCGCCGCCGCCGTAGAAGGCCAGGGTTACGACGGATGCTGGACCGGGGAGATCAACCACGACCCGTTCCTGCCGCTGCTGCTGGCCGCCGAACACACGACGCGGCTGGAGATCGGCACGAGCATCGCGGTGGCGTTCGCGCGAAACCCGATGACCGTGGCCAACATCGGGTGGGATCTGCAGGCGTACTCCCGCGGTCGGTTCATCCTCGGCCTGGGCACCCAGGTCCAGCCACACATCGAGAAGCGCTTCTCCATGCCCTGGGGTCACCCGGTGCGGCAAATGCGGGAGTTCGTCACCGCACTGCACGAGATCTGGTCGTGCTGGCACGAGGGCACACCGCTGCGGTTCGAAGGGGATTTCTACACCCACAAGATCATGACCCCGATGTTCACACCCGAACCGCACCCTCACGGCGTCCCCAGGATCTTCATCGCCGCGGTCGGTGAGGCGATGACCCGGATGTGCGGTGAAATCGCCGACGGGCTGCTGGCGCACGCGTTCACCACCAAGCGCTATCTCGACGAGGTCACCACACCGGCACTGCTCGACGGCTTGACCCGAAATGTCCGCAGTCGCAGAGACTTCCAGGTTTCCTGTCCGGTCTTGGTGGTCACGGGGGAGACCGCCGAGGACATCGAGGCGGCCGCGGTCGCCACGCGCAAACAGCTGGCGTTCTACGGGTCGACACCCGCCTACCGCGCGGTCCTCGAGCTGCACGGCTGGGGCGATCTGCACACCGAACTGCACCGGTTGTCCCGGCACGGCGAATGGGACGCGATGGGAACGCTGATCGACGACGACGTCCTGGCCGCCTTCGCCGTCGTCGCGCCCCTGGCGACCGTCGCGCAGAGGCTGCGCGACCGCTGCGACGGCGTGATCGACCGCGTGCTGCCCGCCTTCCCGGCCGCCGTTGCCGACGACGCCGTCGCCACGGTCCTGCGCGAACTGCGCGACCTGACCGCCGCCGAGAGGAGCCACCCGTGA
- a CDS encoding alpha/beta hydrolase, protein MSSLDRVRRTVADVAGVLPRAHREVARSGRAVFSPNGIRRLGEVALDEMALTGMTLTGPGPALVRSTDACGAAAEELAALGIERAHAEPTPLRVRSSSRRRFGRLRYERISFDHDPALPPTLVDAGLAGTATAAVHLIRDGDEPRPWLVWIHGAGQGQPLDLVLSRAARVQRDLGYNIALPIQPGHGARRSQWPPYPNMDPLGNVAGMMRAVSEVRALVRWLVPQSTVLAVSGVSMGSPVAALVSHFERTVDAVAVFTPIFGLNAMIAHHLSRWGPSADATAEVLTSGPVAAMSSVVDLLAVQPAPPPERRLIVGAWHDRMAMRAPAEELHQRWGGELYWHDGSHVGHILSGRVQRVSERFLRRVSREVT, encoded by the coding sequence ATGAGCTCCCTCGACCGCGTTCGGCGGACGGTCGCCGATGTCGCCGGGGTGCTGCCGCGCGCCCACCGCGAAGTGGCGAGGTCGGGCCGTGCGGTGTTCTCTCCGAACGGGATACGGCGACTGGGGGAGGTGGCTCTCGACGAGATGGCGCTGACCGGGATGACGCTCACCGGCCCCGGACCGGCCCTCGTGAGATCGACGGACGCGTGCGGGGCGGCAGCGGAGGAACTGGCGGCACTCGGCATCGAACGTGCGCATGCGGAACCAACCCCGCTGCGGGTGCGTTCGTCGTCGCGCCGGCGGTTCGGCCGGCTGCGCTACGAGCGGATCAGTTTCGACCACGACCCGGCGCTGCCACCGACCCTCGTCGATGCCGGGCTCGCCGGTACGGCCACCGCCGCGGTGCACCTGATCCGCGACGGCGACGAACCGCGGCCGTGGCTGGTGTGGATTCACGGCGCCGGCCAAGGCCAACCGTTGGACCTGGTGCTCTCCCGAGCCGCGCGGGTGCAGCGCGACCTCGGGTACAACATCGCCCTCCCCATCCAGCCGGGCCACGGAGCGCGCAGATCCCAGTGGCCGCCGTACCCGAACATGGACCCACTGGGCAACGTCGCAGGCATGATGCGCGCCGTCTCCGAGGTGCGGGCCCTCGTGCGGTGGCTGGTGCCGCAGTCCACTGTTCTTGCCGTGTCCGGTGTCTCGATGGGCAGTCCGGTCGCCGCGCTGGTCTCGCACTTCGAGAGAACGGTCGACGCCGTCGCGGTGTTCACGCCGATCTTCGGCCTCAACGCGATGATCGCCCACCACCTGAGCCGGTGGGGACCTTCCGCGGACGCCACCGCGGAGGTCTTGACCTCCGGCCCCGTGGCCGCGATGTCGTCGGTGGTGGATCTGCTGGCGGTCCAGCCCGCGCCGCCGCCCGAACGCCGGCTCATCGTCGGCGCCTGGCACGATCGCATGGCGATGCGCGCACCGGCCGAGGAACTGCACCAGCGGTGGGGCGGCGAACTGTACTGGCACGACGGCAGCCATGTCGGCCACATCCTCTCCGGCCGGGTGCAGCGGGTTTCCGAACGCTTCCTCCGTCGGGTGTCCCGGGAGGTGACATGA
- a CDS encoding nuclear transport factor 2 family protein, translated as MTRTARHVVELYNLTVWNKRDFALADELLGRTVIRHGVGEATTLTHEQAVRRIVDHWEMFDTVRFELNLVVAGDDGEHVAIVYQSPMTLKDGTQTTIGSMEVFRVVDGRITEVWNCGYKQGVWH; from the coding sequence ATGACGCGGACCGCCCGCCACGTCGTCGAGCTCTATAACCTGACGGTGTGGAACAAGCGTGACTTCGCGCTCGCCGACGAACTGCTGGGCCGCACCGTGATTCGGCACGGTGTGGGGGAGGCGACGACACTCACCCACGAGCAGGCGGTGCGGCGGATCGTCGACCACTGGGAGATGTTCGACACCGTGCGGTTCGAGCTCAACCTCGTGGTCGCCGGCGACGACGGTGAACACGTCGCGATCGTCTACCAGTCGCCGATGACCCTGAAGGACGGGACGCAGACGACGATCGGCAGCATGGAGGTGTTCCGCGTCGTCGACGGCAGGATCACCGAGGTCTGGAACTGTGGCTACAAACAAGGGGTCTGGCATTGA
- a CDS encoding TIGR03857 family LLM class F420-dependent oxidoreductase: protein MTEGTLDELGYYLLAGAGGDGPATLMDEARRGEQLGFGTAFISERWNVKEASSLVGAACAVTERMQIATAATNHNTRHPLITGSWATTMHRLSGGRFTLGIGRGIGAIYGAFGIPAVTTAQMEDFAQVMRRLWQGELIFNHDGPLGKYPVLFLDPDFKEDIRLALVAFGPQTLALGGRAFDDVILHTYFTPETLQRCVKTVKDAAERAGRDPANVRVWSCFATVGDHLPEELRLKKTVARLATYLQGYGDLLVKTNDWDPAVLQRFREDEVVTSIPGGIDHKATPQQIEHIATLIPGEWLAPAATGSAQQCVERIRKEFDYGADALIMHGATPDELAPIVEAYRRS from the coding sequence TTGACTGAGGGCACACTCGACGAGCTCGGCTACTACCTGCTGGCCGGGGCGGGCGGCGACGGACCCGCCACCCTGATGGACGAGGCGCGGCGCGGCGAGCAGCTCGGCTTCGGGACGGCGTTCATCTCCGAACGCTGGAACGTCAAGGAGGCGTCGTCGCTGGTCGGTGCCGCGTGCGCGGTGACCGAGCGGATGCAGATCGCCACCGCGGCAACCAATCACAACACCCGTCACCCGTTGATCACCGGATCGTGGGCGACGACCATGCACCGGCTGTCCGGCGGGCGGTTCACCCTCGGCATCGGCCGCGGCATCGGCGCCATCTACGGCGCCTTCGGCATCCCGGCCGTCACGACCGCGCAGATGGAGGACTTCGCGCAGGTGATGCGCCGCCTGTGGCAGGGTGAGCTGATCTTCAACCACGACGGGCCGCTCGGCAAGTACCCGGTGCTGTTCCTCGACCCGGACTTCAAAGAGGACATCAGGCTGGCCCTGGTCGCCTTCGGGCCGCAGACACTCGCGCTCGGCGGGCGTGCCTTCGACGACGTCATCCTGCACACCTACTTCACCCCCGAGACGCTGCAGCGGTGCGTGAAGACCGTGAAGGACGCCGCGGAGCGGGCGGGGCGCGATCCGGCCAACGTGCGGGTGTGGTCGTGCTTCGCCACGGTCGGCGATCACCTGCCCGAGGAGTTGCGGCTGAAGAAGACCGTCGCCCGGCTCGCCACTTACCTGCAGGGCTACGGCGACCTGCTGGTCAAGACCAACGACTGGGATCCCGCAGTGCTGCAACGGTTTCGGGAGGACGAGGTGGTGACCTCCATTCCCGGCGGGATCGACCACAAAGCCACACCCCAGCAGATCGAACACATCGCGACGCTGATCCCCGGCGAATGGCTGGCCCCGGCGGCGACCGGGTCGGCCCAGCAGTGCGTCGAGCGGATCCGCAAGGAGTTCGACTACGGCGCCGATGCGCTGATCATGCACGGGGCGACACCCGACGAACTCGCGCCGATCGTCGAGGCCTACCGCCGCTCATGA
- a CDS encoding cytochrome P450, whose translation MDEAARVFATPSAYTDETALHAALTHLRAHAPVSWVDVDGYRPFWAVTKHADIMAVERANNLFTNCPRPVLMTAESDELQAGAGISTLIHLDDPRHRVVRAIGADWFRPKAMREMKIRVDELAKRYVDHMLAIGPECDFVQEVAVNFPLYVIMSLLGVPESDFPRMLRYTQELFGNDDDEFSHGATKEEQLGVLLDMFGYFNELTAARRAEPTTDLASAIANAAVDGEPLSDIDTVSYYVIVATAGHDTTSATISGGLHALIEHPDQLQRLRDDPGLMATATEEMIRWVTPVKEFMRTAQADTEVRGIRVKAGESVLLSYPSANRDEDVFDEPFTFDVGRDPNRHIAFGHGVHFCLGAALARMEVTSFFTELIPRLRSVELAGRPEHVATTFVGGLKHLPIRYILS comes from the coding sequence ATCGACGAGGCCGCGAGGGTTTTCGCCACGCCCTCGGCCTACACCGACGAAACCGCACTGCACGCCGCGCTGACCCACCTTCGTGCCCACGCGCCGGTGTCGTGGGTCGACGTCGACGGCTACCGGCCGTTCTGGGCGGTCACCAAGCACGCCGACATCATGGCCGTCGAACGCGCGAACAACCTGTTCACCAACTGCCCACGACCCGTGCTGATGACGGCGGAGTCCGATGAGCTGCAGGCGGGCGCGGGGATCAGCACACTGATCCACCTCGACGATCCGCGGCACCGCGTGGTGCGGGCCATCGGCGCCGACTGGTTCCGCCCGAAGGCCATGCGCGAGATGAAGATCCGCGTCGACGAACTGGCGAAGCGGTACGTCGACCACATGCTGGCCATCGGACCGGAGTGCGACTTCGTCCAGGAGGTCGCCGTCAACTTCCCGCTCTACGTGATCATGTCGCTGCTCGGCGTGCCCGAGTCCGACTTTCCCCGCATGCTGCGCTACACCCAGGAGCTGTTCGGCAACGACGACGACGAATTCAGCCATGGCGCCACCAAAGAGGAGCAGCTCGGCGTGCTGCTCGACATGTTCGGATACTTCAACGAACTGACCGCGGCCCGCCGCGCCGAGCCCACCACCGACCTCGCGTCGGCCATCGCCAACGCCGCTGTCGACGGCGAGCCGCTGTCCGACATCGACACGGTGTCCTACTACGTGATCGTCGCGACCGCCGGGCACGACACCACCAGCGCCACCATCTCCGGTGGACTGCACGCCCTGATCGAGCATCCGGACCAACTGCAGCGGCTACGTGACGATCCGGGACTCATGGCGACGGCCACCGAGGAGATGATCCGCTGGGTCACCCCGGTCAAGGAGTTCATGCGCACCGCGCAGGCCGACACCGAGGTCCGCGGAATTCGCGTCAAGGCGGGGGAGTCGGTGCTGCTGTCCTACCCGTCGGCCAACCGGGACGAGGACGTCTTCGACGAACCGTTCACCTTCGACGTCGGTCGTGATCCCAACAGGCACATCGCGTTCGGCCACGGCGTGCACTTCTGCCTCGGTGCGGCACTGGCCCGCATGGAGGTCACCAGCTTCTTCACCGAGTTGATCCCGCGGCTGCGGTCGGTCGAACTCGCCGGCCGGCCAGAACACGTGGCGACCACATTCGTCGGCGGGCTGAAGCACCTGCCGATCCGATACATCCTGTCCTGA
- a CDS encoding ATP-dependent DNA ligase, translating into MLLVDVATASADVGATSSRLAKTARIAELLSRAGAEQDARQIAVTVAWLSGELPQRQIGVGWAALRSLPAPGDTPTLTVPAVDAAFSEIGAVSGKGSQLRRANLIAQLFAAATAVEQTFLRRLLTGELRQGALIGVMADAVAKAAGVPATGVRRAAMLAGDLPAVAAAALTAGDAGLAQFTLRAGRPVGPMLAQTATGVADALERLGGSAVFEAKLDGARVQIHRTGSDVSVYTRSLDDVTERLPEVVEAALALPVTDLIADAEAIALRPDGRPHRFQVTASRFGRAASRATQPLSVFVFDLLHVDGTDLLDLPTLERVRVLDDLVPAAHRVDRLVTGDGAAAQHFLDATLAAGHEGVMAKSPTAPYEAGRRGAGWLKVKPVHTLDLVVLAVEWGNGRRTGKLSNIHLGARDPATGGFVMLGKTFKGMTDAMLDWQTTRFLELADGPTDGYVVRVRPEQVVEIAFDGVQGSTRYPGGMALRFARVLRYRDDKSPAEADTVDSVREFYERA; encoded by the coding sequence TGAGCCGCGCGGGCGCCGAGCAGGACGCCCGCCAGATCGCGGTGACCGTGGCGTGGCTGTCCGGTGAGCTGCCCCAGCGCCAGATCGGTGTGGGGTGGGCGGCGCTGCGTTCCCTTCCCGCGCCGGGCGACACACCGACGCTGACGGTGCCCGCGGTCGACGCGGCGTTCTCGGAGATCGGCGCCGTCTCCGGGAAAGGGTCCCAGCTCCGCCGGGCGAACCTGATCGCCCAGTTGTTCGCCGCGGCCACGGCGGTCGAGCAGACCTTCCTGCGCCGCCTGCTGACCGGAGAGCTGCGCCAGGGCGCGCTGATCGGGGTGATGGCCGACGCGGTCGCCAAGGCGGCCGGTGTGCCTGCCACCGGGGTGCGGCGTGCGGCGATGCTCGCCGGCGACCTGCCCGCGGTCGCGGCCGCCGCGCTCACCGCCGGCGATGCGGGACTCGCGCAGTTCACGCTGCGGGCGGGCCGACCGGTCGGACCGATGCTCGCCCAGACCGCGACCGGTGTCGCCGACGCACTGGAACGGCTGGGCGGGTCGGCGGTGTTCGAGGCCAAACTCGACGGCGCCCGCGTCCAGATCCACCGCACCGGGTCGGACGTCTCGGTGTACACCCGCTCGCTGGACGACGTCACCGAACGCCTACCCGAGGTCGTCGAGGCGGCGCTCGCCCTGCCGGTCACCGACCTCATCGCCGACGCCGAGGCGATCGCGCTGCGCCCCGACGGGCGTCCGCACCGCTTCCAGGTCACCGCCTCGCGGTTCGGGCGCGCCGCCTCCCGTGCCACCCAGCCGCTGTCGGTGTTCGTGTTCGACCTGCTACACGTCGACGGCACCGACCTGCTCGACCTGCCGACCCTCGAACGTGTCCGGGTGCTCGACGACCTGGTCCCCGCCGCGCACCGCGTCGACCGGCTCGTCACCGGCGACGGCGCCGCCGCACAGCACTTCCTCGACGCGACGCTGGCCGCGGGCCACGAAGGGGTGATGGCCAAGTCGCCCACGGCGCCCTACGAGGCCGGCCGCCGCGGGGCGGGGTGGTTGAAGGTCAAACCGGTCCACACCCTCGATCTCGTCGTCCTGGCCGTGGAGTGGGGCAACGGCAGGCGCACCGGCAAACTCTCCAACATCCACCTCGGCGCGCGCGACCCCGCGACCGGGGGTTTCGTCATGCTCGGCAAGACGTTCAAGGGGATGACCGACGCGATGCTCGACTGGCAGACCACCCGATTCCTCGAGCTGGCCGACGGTCCGACGGACGGGTACGTGGTCAGGGTGCGCCCCGAGCAGGTGGTCGAGATCGCGTTCGACGGGGTGCAGGGCTCGACACGCTACCCCGGGGGAATGGCTCTGCGGTTCGCGCGCGTCCTTCGTTATCGTGACGACAAGTCGCCGGCCGAGGCCGACACCGTCGACAGCGTGCGCGAGTTCTACGAACGCGCCTGA
- a CDS encoding YbdD/YjiX family protein has product MGRVVAVAHQIRWYVGSLMGDNHYARYVEHRRRTHPGEPVLSEREYWRMRHAAADANPGARCC; this is encoded by the coding sequence ATGGGACGCGTTGTCGCCGTCGCACACCAGATCCGTTGGTACGTCGGCTCATTGATGGGTGACAACCACTACGCCCGCTACGTCGAGCACCGGCGGCGCACCCATCCGGGCGAGCCGGTGCTCAGCGAGCGGGAGTACTGGCGGATGAGGCATGCGGCGGCCGACGCCAACCCGGGCGCGCGCTGCTGCTGA